A window of Amycolatopsis australiensis contains these coding sequences:
- a CDS encoding ABC transporter substrate-binding protein, translating into MSVNRRIPVLAALAAVVPLALSACGGGSDTPAQPSGPVTLTWWHNGTTDPIKSIWEKVVADYHQAHPDVTIKAQPLQNEDFNTKVPLALQSAEPPDIYQSWGAGDLASQITSGKVADITDATKPWISSAGKFAQNWQVDGKQYGVPFEQHFVGFWYRKDLFQQAGITAPPKTLDDLNAAVTKLKAAGIAPISVGGKDRWPDAFYFNYFAVRECSADVLKQSVKAVKLEDPCWTKAGQDLKNFLATQPFQTGFAGTPAQQGAGSSAGLVANGRAAMELQGDWEPGTMSSLTEDKDLDSKVGWFPFPSVAGGQGDPNAVLGGGDGFACTTRASKACADFLQYLGSEPVQTQLAAQGAGLPVNTVAAKSLKTDTLREVYDYGTKAPYLQMYFDRAFPTAVGAALNDAVANMFAGQGTPEGIVNAVNQAAAGNK; encoded by the coding sequence ATGTCTGTCAACCGCCGGATCCCCGTTCTCGCCGCACTCGCGGCCGTCGTCCCGCTCGCCCTCTCGGCGTGCGGCGGGGGAAGCGACACGCCCGCGCAGCCCAGCGGGCCGGTCACCCTCACCTGGTGGCACAACGGCACCACCGACCCGATCAAGTCGATCTGGGAGAAGGTCGTCGCCGACTACCACCAGGCGCACCCCGACGTCACGATCAAGGCGCAGCCGCTGCAGAACGAGGACTTCAACACGAAGGTCCCGCTCGCCCTGCAGTCGGCCGAGCCCCCGGACATCTACCAGTCCTGGGGTGCGGGCGACCTCGCTTCGCAGATCACCTCCGGCAAGGTCGCCGACATCACCGACGCGACGAAGCCGTGGATCTCCTCGGCCGGCAAGTTCGCCCAGAACTGGCAGGTCGACGGCAAGCAGTACGGCGTGCCGTTCGAGCAGCACTTCGTCGGCTTCTGGTACCGCAAGGACCTGTTCCAGCAGGCGGGGATCACCGCGCCGCCGAAGACGCTCGACGACCTCAACGCCGCGGTCACCAAGCTCAAGGCGGCCGGCATCGCGCCGATCTCCGTCGGCGGCAAGGACCGCTGGCCGGATGCCTTCTACTTCAACTACTTCGCCGTCCGCGAGTGCTCCGCCGACGTGCTCAAGCAGTCGGTGAAGGCGGTCAAGCTCGAAGACCCGTGCTGGACGAAGGCCGGGCAAGACCTCAAGAACTTCCTCGCCACGCAGCCGTTCCAGACCGGGTTCGCCGGCACGCCCGCCCAGCAGGGCGCGGGCAGCTCGGCCGGCCTGGTCGCCAACGGCAGGGCGGCGATGGAACTGCAGGGCGACTGGGAGCCCGGCACGATGTCGTCGCTGACCGAGGACAAGGACCTGGACTCGAAGGTCGGCTGGTTCCCGTTCCCGTCGGTCGCGGGCGGTCAGGGTGACCCGAACGCGGTGCTCGGCGGCGGCGACGGCTTCGCCTGCACCACCCGCGCGTCGAAGGCGTGCGCGGACTTCCTGCAGTACCTCGGCAGCGAGCCGGTGCAGACGCAGCTCGCCGCGCAGGGGGCGGGCCTGCCCGTCAACACGGTCGCCGCGAAGTCGCTGAAGACCGACACGCTCCGCGAGGTCTACGACTACGGCACGAAGGCGCCCTACCTGCAGATGTACTTCGACCGGGCGTTCCCGACCGCGGTCGGCGCCGCGCTGAACGACGCGGTGGCCAACATGTTCGCCGGCCAGGGCACCCCCGAAGGCATCGTGAACGCCGTCAACCAGGCCGCGGCGGGCAACAAGTGA
- a CDS encoding carbohydrate ABC transporter permease — MTTATTPVRTAARPSAPAAGPRAKRSGLGKRLELALLLGPALLLFAGFVLVPIGIAAFYSMFKWNGFGPLDDFVGFDNYADAFSGSVFQGAIVHNLIIAGLSIVVQLPLSIGLAMLLNRKLRGRAVLRALVFAPYVLSEAITAVIWVLMLQPNGFADRVLKGAGLGGLVHQWLADPGIVLYTLFAVVTWKYIGFGIILLLAGLQGVPAELREAAALDGASAWQTTRHVVLPLLGPTIRIWIFLSVIGSLQLFDVVWIMTLGGPANASTTMATYLVDHGFKRYEFGFGSAVAVILFVICFLFALLYQRFALRRDTQGALTRMVG, encoded by the coding sequence GTGACCACGGCGACGACGCCGGTGCGGACGGCGGCGCGGCCGTCCGCACCGGCGGCGGGACCCCGGGCGAAGCGCTCCGGCCTCGGCAAGCGGCTCGAACTGGCCCTGCTGCTCGGGCCGGCCCTGCTGCTGTTCGCCGGGTTCGTCCTGGTGCCGATCGGGATCGCCGCGTTCTACAGCATGTTCAAGTGGAACGGCTTCGGCCCGCTCGACGACTTCGTCGGCTTCGACAACTACGCCGACGCCTTCTCCGGCTCGGTGTTCCAGGGCGCCATCGTGCACAACCTGATCATCGCGGGGCTGTCGATCGTGGTGCAGCTGCCGTTGTCGATCGGGCTGGCGATGCTGCTCAACCGGAAGCTGCGGGGCCGCGCGGTGCTGCGTGCGCTGGTGTTCGCGCCGTACGTGCTCTCCGAGGCGATCACCGCGGTGATCTGGGTGCTCATGCTGCAGCCCAACGGGTTCGCCGACCGGGTGCTCAAGGGCGCCGGGCTCGGCGGCCTGGTCCACCAGTGGCTGGCCGACCCCGGCATCGTGCTCTACACGCTGTTCGCGGTGGTCACCTGGAAGTACATCGGCTTCGGCATCATCCTGCTGCTCGCCGGCCTGCAAGGCGTGCCCGCCGAGCTGCGCGAAGCCGCGGCGCTCGACGGCGCCTCGGCCTGGCAGACCACCCGGCACGTCGTGCTGCCGCTGCTCGGGCCGACCATCCGGATCTGGATCTTCCTGTCGGTGATCGGGTCGCTGCAGCTGTTCGACGTCGTGTGGATCATGACCCTCGGCGGGCCGGCGAACGCGTCGACGACGATGGCGACCTACCTGGTCGACCACGGCTTCAAGCGCTACGAGTTCGGGTTCGGCTCCGCGGTCGCGGTGATCCTGTTCGTCATCTGCTTCCTGTTCGCCCTGCTGTACCAGCGGTTCGCGCTGCGCCGGGACACCCAGGGCGCCCTGACGAGGATGGTGGGCTGA
- a CDS encoding LacI family DNA-binding transcriptional regulator, translated as MQPSSRVTIRDVAARAGVSVATVSKVINERYGVSAATLAKVRAVIEELGYEASLVAQSLRNHRTNVIGILVADLEPFSTELLKGAADAIRGSGFELVVYSAGGRTGDPQGWEKRYLSRLSGTLVDGAVLVTPAVSLEAVPGTPVVAVDPHTGPSHLPTIDSDNLRGAQLATEHLLELGHRRIAFLAGRPDLESASLRKAGYLRALEAAGVPADESLIRIGAYDPEISAASAHALLTGPDRPTAVFAANDISAIATVGAARELGLSVPGDLSVVGFDNVPESALCSPPLTTVDQPIREMGHRAISMLIALINGDEVERTHVTLDTGLVVRHSTRALS; from the coding sequence ATGCAGCCCAGTTCCAGGGTGACCATCCGTGACGTCGCGGCCCGTGCCGGCGTCTCGGTGGCCACGGTGTCCAAAGTGATCAACGAGCGCTACGGCGTCTCCGCCGCGACGCTCGCGAAGGTCCGTGCGGTGATCGAAGAACTCGGGTACGAGGCGAGCCTCGTCGCGCAGAGCCTGAGAAACCACCGGACCAACGTGATCGGGATCCTGGTCGCCGACCTCGAACCGTTCTCCACCGAGCTGCTCAAGGGCGCCGCCGACGCCATCCGCGGCAGCGGGTTCGAGCTCGTCGTCTACTCGGCGGGCGGGCGGACCGGGGACCCGCAGGGCTGGGAGAAACGCTACCTGTCGCGGCTGTCCGGGACCCTGGTCGACGGCGCCGTGCTCGTCACGCCCGCCGTTTCGCTGGAAGCCGTGCCGGGCACGCCGGTCGTCGCGGTCGACCCGCACACCGGGCCGTCGCACCTGCCCACCATCGACTCGGACAACCTGCGCGGCGCACAGCTGGCCACCGAGCACCTGCTGGAGCTGGGGCACCGGCGGATCGCGTTCCTGGCCGGCCGTCCCGATCTGGAATCGGCGTCCCTGCGCAAAGCCGGCTACCTGCGGGCCCTCGAGGCCGCCGGCGTGCCTGCCGACGAGAGCCTGATCCGGATCGGCGCCTACGACCCGGAAATCTCGGCGGCCTCGGCGCACGCGCTGCTGACCGGGCCGGACCGGCCGACCGCGGTGTTCGCCGCGAACGACATCTCGGCCATCGCGACCGTCGGCGCGGCGCGCGAGCTCGGCCTTTCGGTGCCCGGCGACCTTTCCGTGGTGGGCTTCGACAACGTCCCCGAGTCCGCGCTCTGCAGCCCGCCACTGACCACAGTGGACCAGCCGATCCGCGAGATGGGCCACCGGGCGATCAGCATGCTCATCGCGCTGATCAACGGCGACGAGGTCGAGCGCACCCACGTCACCCTCGACACCGGCCTGGTGGTGCGGCACTCGACCCGCGCCCTCTCCTGA